The DNA sequence GGCATGGGAGGCCAAGCTCGCCGCGCTGCGGTCGTTCCGGCGGGCCACCGGGCACCTCGCGCCGCGTCAGGACGCGGTGTGGGGCGAGAGCGAAGCCGACGGCCTGGTACCCGTCGGGCAGCACATGGCCAACCTCCGCCGCAAAGGCGCGAAGAACGGCCTGGGCAAGGACCCGGAACGAGCCGCCGTGCGCGCGGCGCAGCTCACCGAGATCGACCCGGACTGGGACTGCCCCTGGCCGCTCGACTGGCAGCGCCACTACCGCGTACTCGCCGACCTCGTCGACGCCGACGGCCACCTGCCCGACATCGCCCCCGGCGTACTCATGGACGGCGACGACATCGGCAAGTGGCTCCAACGGCAGAAGAATCCGGCCATCTGGACGCAGCTGTCCGCGGAACAGCAGGAGCAGCTGTCTGCGTTGGGCATCACACCCCTCGAGGCTCCAGCCCCAGCGGCCGCGGCCGGTCGCACGGCGAAGGGCCCGAGCAAAGCGCAACAGGCCTTCCAACGCGGCCTGACAGCCCTCACGCAGTGGGTCGAACGAGAAGGCACCCACCGGCCAGTACCAAGAAGCCACAGCGAGCAGATCACACTCGACGGCGAGACAGAACCGGTGACCGTCAAGCTCGGCGTATGGGTCACCAACACCAAAACCCGCCGCCACAAGCTCAGCGCAGACCAGCTCGCCGCACTACGGGAACTGGGCATGCAGTGGGCGTAACGCAGTCCGGCCGTCGGGCCGTTGAACCGGACGGATTCCCACAGCACGCAGGGACCCCAGGCCGCAGATGCCCGGGGTCCTGCTGTTTCATCTCGGGGCGAAGACCGCTCTCGCGATACGGGTCAGAGCCGATGCCCTGTCCCCAAGTGGCTCTTTCTGCGCGACTCGTTCTGACGGTCGTCTGCCGCGCCGTGGAAGGCCTTGGGCTGGGGAACGCCGGAGGGCTCCCGCCGCTGGATACGGCGGGAGCCCTCCGGCGTCCGAGTGAGGTGGGGATCAGTCCTCTCGCCGTACGACGGTGCGCATGGGGCGCGGCCGGATGACGCGCCGGGTGGCGGAGTGCTGCAGGGACTTGGCGGTGATCTTCTCGCGCCTGCGGCCGGCGTCCAGGACGCGGCGGGCCTCGAGCCACTCGTGGTACTCGGGGTCGCTGGAGTCCATGAGGAGGCCGGCGAGGATGCCCTTGACCGCGTCCTCGGTGGGCAGGATCTTGCCGCTGAGGGCCTCCGAGATCGTGCTCTGGGAGATGGGGACGTGGGCCTCGCGTGCGCGGGAGACCATCGTCTTGTACGGGGGGTTGCCCCGCCACAGGCGCAAGTCGCCCAGCGCGATGGCGTATTCGGCCTGGTTCACGACGTGGGTGGGTCGCTGGCGCTGGTATGCGGCGCGCTGGGTGCGGTCGACGGGGACGCCGGCGGCCTGGCGCTGTCGCTCGTTGGCGTACATCTCCCACATGGGGCGCCACTCGTTGGGGTCCTCGCCGAAGGCGGTGAGGTACTCCACCATGGTCTGCCAGGACGGGCAGCGGTTGGGGTCGGTGGCCCGGGACAGGGTCGCCGTCGACAGCCCGGTGATCTTGCTGATCTCCTTGAGGGTGAGGTCTTCGGGGCGCAGGGCGGCGAGTTCTTTGGCGAGCCGGGCGAACTTGCCGGTGATCTTGGTGTGGTCGCGCCTGGGACGTGCCATGGTCGTTCCTCCCTTGAACCGGGAGTGCGGGAGGCAGGCGCACCGCGGGGTGCGCCTGCCTGCCGCACGTCTCAGTTCGCCCCTGCGGGCTGGTCGCCGGCCGGGGCCTGGGTGGAAGGGGGACGCGCTCGTCCGGCGTGAAGGCCGGGTGCTGGGCCTCACGCCGGCGCCGGCGACGGGCGCGGCGGTCGGCGATCGCGTAGGCGGCGACGGTGGCCGCGGCGCTGGTCTTGCCCGCCGCGACGATGACGGCCGTGGCCGTGGTCGAGTCGACGCCGGCGTGGATCAGGCCGAGCGCGGAGGCGCCGGCCAGGGCGAAGGAGCCGACCGCGATGCCGATCTTGGTGAGGATGCCGGGGATGCGGTTACCGGTGAAACCGAAACCGGTGTGCGCGGGAGCGTCTATAACGCATCCCCCGGCAGGGGAAAGGGGCGGAGCCCGCTCCAGTTGGTGATCATTTTCGGTGCCTCCCTTAGGCGCCTTACTCTCTGGTGACCCGGACGAACCCCGTCCGTTTTCTTGCTGCACGCCGGGTTGCCCTCCGACGCATAAAAAGAATCGCACGGCCGTATACAGGACGACAAGTTCCTCTTCCAGCAGTCCGTAATAATGCTGCGAGTGATCATCACCAGCAATGTGGATCTTCACTGGATTCGTGGCCCATGCTTTTTTCCTGACGTCCGTTCAAAACCCGGATCCGGGGATCCGGGTTGACCGGAGGTCGGAAGTATGTGCAGGCCAGAGCGTAAGTGGAGCTGTAAAATCCACTTAATCTACCGCTTCTGGAAGCGGGGTAAAGTCCAGTTCGAGTGGATCGAAATGCGGGAAGTAGGCTACGCGTAAAGCCGGTCCGCCGAATCTCTCGCGCCCTAATCCCGTCAACACCTGCCTGCCTCCCCGTGAAGGCGTCACACTCGTCCGGGCGAGGAATTGAGACCGGATTCATTTCCCCCACCAGCAGAGATTTATTTTCTGGTTTTTCCATGAAAAAAGAGCCGCGGAAAATGAGAGATTCGGCAGGTCAGGGCGTTTTCCGGAATTCGTTTTTTCACGGCGTTCGGGTTTGTCCAAAATTGAGGTCTCACCTTGCAAGTAATCACTGACAAGTTCAGCCTTGAGACCACGAACTGCCAGGAGCGCCCGCTCCCGGAGGTTCGCCCTGAGGCGCCTTACTCGACCCGGACAGGCGCCCGTCCACCTGGCCATTGCCCTGGCCACGGCCGCGGTGCGCAGCCCCGCTGTGTGCCGCTCCGACTTGAGAAGACCGTTCAGCAGCAGCAATCCGCCCCGCGCAGCGCCGGGCCGGCGAGACACGACAGGCGAAGGAGGACAGCGGCATGGAGACACCAACCGCCCTGATGACAGTGGTCGTACTGGCAGCCACCACCGCTCACAGCGTCCTTCTGCCCATCGCGCACCCCTCACCGGGCACCCGGCTGGCCCGCACAGGCGCCGCCCGGCGCCCCTTGCCCTCCCCCGGCTGGTCCGGGCCAGGACGAGGACGACGCCGATGGCCCGAGCAGCTCCACCCAGGGAGCGGCCCCCGCAGGCGGCCCAGCCGGCCGTAGCGCACCGGTCCGTGAAGGCCGCGTCCCGCCGCCGACGGACACTCTGCTGAACCACCCCCGGCTGCCCCCACCGCGGACAGCCACCCGCCGGGCACCACAGCGCCACGCTGCCAAGCCCCGGCAAGGCCCGTGAGGAACAACCGGGCACGCACCCGCTGCGCCACACGGGCCGCATCACCTGCCTTGCGGAGCAGACTCCCCGCGCGCCAACCCCGCCCACGCACGCCGGCCGCAATGCCCCCACAGGCCGCGCCCCGGCGTCCGCCCGCACCCAGCCCTCAGGACGCACCTGGGCCAAGGCACCAGTCACGCCTCCTGCCGCAGGACCTGGCGCGCCGCCCACCCCTGTGAGCACTCTCAGGCCAACAGGCCGGTTGCAGAGCTCCTTGCGGCCACTGAGGGCCTCAGCAAGCTTGTTCCGGAGCCTTCTTCCGCAGGAAAGCCTCTGCAGGCTTCCGCTTGCCCGGCGAACTCCCTCGCGTGCAGCGCCAGACGCTCAGACGCCGCCCCCCCCCTGCCCGCCACTTCCTGCCTGGCCGGCTACTCAGCACCGGAAAACAGGACCCACCGGGCCTGTTTCCGACGCCGGCCCAGCCCCGCGCCCCGCACGCCCTCACACAGCCCAGAAACCGCTCAGGGCCTCACGTCAGCCTGCACCCGCCAAGGGCTCCAGAAGACGCCTCGCCCGCACTCCTCAGCAGCTGCTCTCTCGCGCGCCCGCCGGCCACCGCCGATGCCGGCAGCGCCCCCAGCTGGCGTCCTCTGCTACCCCGCCACCAGACCCCGCTGCCGTCACGTGACGACGCCGGTGTGCCCTCCGCCGTCACCCCGCAACGCCCCCACATCAGCATTGAAAGCGACTACACGCGTCAGAGACAGCCACATGCGCTCAACAGCCGCTTCGCGCCCGACTGTTGCCCTTGGGCCGGCAACCACCCCCAACCGGCCTCTCGCCTTCTCTGCGAACCATTTCCTTTCCCCGCCATCCGCTTCCCGGCCGGCCACCGGCCCGCTGCACGGGCTCAGTTCTTCCACGACTTTCGGATACCTTCACCCGATACCGGCACGCTCTCCCGCATCCCCTCGCAGACCCCTCTGCCCCGCAGCCGACTCTCGCCGAGCCGCCGCGCCGCGGCGGCTGCGTCCGGGCATGCGGCACAACCAGTCGCTGCCGACAACAGACCACGAGGCAGGCAGAACAAAGCCAGCAGGGCACCAAAACGCCGAGACCAGCGGCCATTGCGCGGCGGGGCCGAACCAACCGGCCAAGGCCTTCTTGAGAGCACCTTTTGCAAGGAAAGGCAGTGGGGGCGGTCCCATCGGGACCGCCCCCACTGTTCACGGACCCGGCGCCAGACCCAGACCGAGGGCCTGCGGACACGTCTGCGGAAACCCTCGCGTGGTCGTCAGGCAAGGCGGCTGAAGGCCCAGCGCAGCAGCTCCTGGTCCACGCGGGGGCGGCCGGTGCGGGCCAGGGCGGTGCGGGTGTGGGCGGTCAGCTGGGCCCAGGCGCGGAAGTTGCCGTGTGCGGCGTGGCTGTCGGCGAAAGTGATGTCGTCGGGGTCGGCGTCGGCCCAGACCGGGTGGAACAGGGGGATGGCCTCGAGGACTTCGCTGGGGGTGAGGCGGGTGAAGTGCTGCCAGATGAAGATGCGGGAGGAGAGCATCGGTTCGCGGCGCAGCACGGTGTGGCATCCCTCCCCGCCGACGAAAATAATCGCGAGCTGGGTTGAGGGTTCGTCCCACAGATAGCGGAAGTATTCGAACGCCTCCCCGTTGAGCCACTGGGCCTCGTCCACCAGGAAGGTGCGAGGGCGTTCAGCCAGAGCGGTTTTCAGCAGACGGTCGAATTCGCTGGGGTGGCGCGGCGGTTCACCGGCCAGGTCGAGCGCGGTGAACAGTTCGTAGCGCACCGCGCGGGCGGTGGGCCGGGCACGGAAGGTGATCTTGCGGACGTCCTCGCTGGGTTCGAGTGCGCGCAGGCAGGTGTTGACGGCGAGGGTCTTGCCGAAGCCGGCGCCGCCGTGGATGCACATCATGGCGCGGGCAGCGGCGGTATCGGTGATGTTCTCCCGGGCGGTGAGCAGGGCGCGGGTGGTGACCACGGACGCATCGGGCAGGTCGACGTACTGGTAGGTGGCCGCGGTCACGTGGCGTCTCCGTCTTCAGCGGTCTGTGCGGTTGGGCCAGGCGGGCCGTCGGCGGCCGGTTCGGCGGGGAGGGGAGCAGGCCGGCCGGGCGCGGTCCGGGTGGCGAGGGAGGGCGGGGTGCGCCAGTCGGCCGGTGGCGCGGCGGGCGGGATGAGGTCCGGCAGCGCCAGCTTCGAGGCGTCGGTGTGCTCGATGGCGGCCAGTTCGTGCCCGGCTTGAGCGGAGGTGAGAGCTCCCAGCCGTTGGGCCGGCCCGGCCGTGGTGGCCGGGGCGAAGCGCTGTCGGCGCAGCGTCTCGGCGGCCTTCACCTCGGCACGCAGACGTCGGGCACGCTCCGCACGGGCTGTGCGCAGGGCATCGAGTTGTTCGGGGGTGGCCGCGTCCGCGAGGTGCGCGGGCCCGAGATAACCGCCGCTCGCGCCACAGATGTCGATCTCGTGATCGTGGTGTGGCATGTAGCGCACCGTGACGGTACGGCCGGCCTGTCCGGTCATCCAGGGGGCGATGTAGGCGCGCCCGCGCCACCGCACACCGTGGCTGGTCAGCTTCCGCGGACGGCCGTCGTCCTCCAGGGTGAACGTCCACAAGTCGGCGGCAGGGACGTCCGTGACGGGAGTCGGATCAGCCTGCCATGCCTCAAGCGGCGTACGGCCAGACAGCGCCTTGGGACGGTGCTCGGTGTTCCACCAGTGGGTCCAGGCCAGCACCTGCGCGGTGAAGTCCTGAAACGACATGGCACCGGAAGTCTCCGGCCTGCGGCCCGCGCCTTTACGCCGGCCGGAGCGGGGCTTGGTGAGGGTGAGGCTGTAGCCGGGCAGGGCCGCGAACAGCATCCGGTCAACCGCTCTGTTGAGGTTTTCCACCGTGCCCTTGAGATAGGGGCTGTAAGCGGGAAGATCCTTCACCGTCACGCCCATCGTGCCGAACGCGGTGGTGACGGTGGTCGACAGGAAGTCCTTGCCCCGGTCCACCCGCACCTGCTCCGGTGTCCCTCCCGCGGGGCCGTAGGGCTCCTCACGCAGCACAGCGGCGCGCAGCGCGGCCAGCACGGAGGCACGGGAAGGAACGCCAGGGGTGACCGCGGTGCCGGTGATGACTTTGGTAGCGGTGTCGATGAACCAGGTCACCCACGGGCGCACCAGGTCACCGTCGGCATCGACCAGCAGCGGTGCCTGGACATGATCGGCCTCCCACACATGATTGCGCCAAGAAGCCGGACGCTTGCCGAAGACGTCATGCGCGCGGGCCGCATCCGGTCCCGTCGCAAGACCGGCCCGCTCCCCCGCGGTGAGATCACGACGCACCGCGCGCAGGAACGTCGACAACGACGGCACCGGGTCCAGCAACGGCACCGCAGCCGG is a window from the Streptomyces sp. NBC_00299 genome containing:
- a CDS encoding Mu transposase C-terminal domain-containing protein; the protein is MRRLLALRAERRLSREHVRLAGECLGVSERTVWRWLAEASRSPRAAIRPGERSGDRFEVTREIRVLLAYWHGNASAVHRQLVARARTGGREEQPTAASDSAASPAGAPPAAVPLLDPVPSLSTFLRAVRRDLTAGERAGLATGPDAARAHDVFGKRPASWRNHVWEADHVQAPLLVDADGDLVRPWVTWFIDTATKVITGTAVTPGVPSRASVLAALRAAVLREEPYGPAGGTPEQVRVDRGKDFLSTTVTTAFGTMGVTVKDLPAYSPYLKGTVENLNRAVDRMLFAALPGYSLTLTKPRSGRRKGAGRRPETSGAMSFQDFTAQVLAWTHWWNTEHRPKALSGRTPLEAWQADPTPVTDVPAADLWTFTLEDDGRPRKLTSHGVRWRGRAYIAPWMTGQAGRTVTVRYMPHHDHEIDICGASGGYLGPAHLADAATPEQLDALRTARAERARRLRAEVKAAETLRRQRFAPATTAGPAQRLGALTSAQAGHELAAIEHTDASKLALPDLIPPAAPPADWRTPPSLATRTAPGRPAPLPAEPAADGPPGPTAQTAEDGDAT
- a CDS encoding ATP-binding protein, with amino-acid sequence MTAATYQYVDLPDASVVTTRALLTARENITDTAAARAMMCIHGGAGFGKTLAVNTCLRALEPSEDVRKITFRARPTARAVRYELFTALDLAGEPPRHPSEFDRLLKTALAERPRTFLVDEAQWLNGEAFEYFRYLWDEPSTQLAIIFVGGEGCHTVLRREPMLSSRIFIWQHFTRLTPSEVLEAIPLFHPVWADADPDDITFADSHAAHGNFRAWAQLTAHTRTALARTGRPRVDQELLRWAFSRLA